The Candidatus Manganitrophaceae bacterium genome has a segment encoding these proteins:
- a CDS encoding helix-turn-helix domain-containing protein, with translation MSSKKKRRSSMKSAKAAGPSSNGSSEPQQSQTPSPEVLEKPTRRRFTAEYKARIVQLAESLPHGEQAALLRKEGLYASHLRDWRKLYKNGGIDALKTRKRGPTTKPDAKWKKHSEQLERENARLRHRLDQARKLVCTIWSPSIGSLHNGHDFGSP, from the coding sequence ATGAGTTCAAAGAAGAAGAGAAGATCTTCGATGAAGAGTGCGAAAGCAGCCGGCCCCTCAAGCAATGGCAGCAGCGAGCCACAGCAGTCTCAAACGCCCTCGCCTGAGGTCCTTGAGAAGCCCACCCGCAGACGTTTCACCGCTGAATACAAAGCTCGCATTGTGCAGCTTGCCGAATCCCTTCCTCATGGTGAACAAGCCGCCCTTCTCCGTAAAGAGGGCCTCTATGCTTCTCACCTTAGAGATTGGCGTAAACTTTATAAAAATGGCGGCATCGACGCTCTCAAAACTCGCAAACGCGGGCCTACGACCAAACCGGATGCTAAGTGGAAGAAGCACTCCGAGCAACTTGAACGAGAGAATGCTCGTCTTCGTCATCGCCTGGACCAGGCTCGTAAGCTCGTATGCACTATATGGTCCCCGTCCATCGGCTCCCTCCACAACGGCCATGATTTTGGTAGCCCTTGA